ggtaaaaaagaaaaagaaaaaaaatcaaatgcgGGACTACAAAACTCATCACAAGCTTCTCGCTCAACGGGTCACACAACCGATGGGATGTTCATGGCATTGATTTTCAGATTTTGAGAAGAAATCGAAGAGGCCCACCGATGAGCCCAATTGGAAGGGGCCGCAGAACTTTTAGATCATAGTCCAGTAAAACTAATGTAATTAGACTCCTCTGGTTTTTGCTTTGACATTAGAGTTGACTATATGGAGTTGTTTTAGTAATTTGCTTAAACTATTAAGCTTCTATTAGATGGGTCTTGATGTTTTAATAAACTCAAGTAATTATCATTTCCATTAGTTTTTAAGGTCCTTACGAGTGAAAGATTATTTTCATTCATCTGaaagtaatgttttttttattaagtttatcaATTTTCTTaagataaaaaaatcaaaagtaacaCAACCCAGTGGCCAGCCCCCCCTACAAAGTCGGGCCCCACCATGTGTACCCTCACAAATATGGGGCGTAGGTTCGAGTCTCTCAGCCAACAAGCATGAAGATTTATTCCGTTGTAGTGGTATTTGGTGGAGGGGTTTCAATGGGATACTGGTTGTGCGACATGCGAGTATCGGAACCAATGCGGTTCTAGAGATCGGGGTATTCCCTCCAATCTATACCTTTTACTAAGCTAATTTCTTTTGAGAATATCGGTAACGATCCTAATagaatatcttatatatatctatctacaatatacatataaaagaatcttaaattataattaagaaaataaaattaacttttaattatcaaaataatcatgtcaactttatatttagtaaataggtattatgtaaaataaaacaagtattaaagtaaaataagtaaaacaataggtttccctttactgaaaatcaccatacatcatgaaaatcatcgtgcatcaattgctttgtgaatcttcgtgtattaatttaaccatgatctaaaaaTCAAGatcttgtattatttattttcctttAATACCTGTTTTACGATATCCTCAACGGCCAACCCCttaataaataaacatttaCATTTGTAAATTTCGAAACGAAGCCCAATGTTGAACAATGTTAGGCCCATTGATATACTGTATTCTGTATACATCCTTTCTAAATACTCATCACTTCGAAAAATCGTTTCTTGTTTGTGTCGACCTGTAATAATCGCCTCCTTATCTAAAACCCCCCCAAAAAAATGTCTTGTGCTGCAAAACCCATATCAATGGCCAACActacttttctattttcatcTTCTCCGGCCATCTTCACCGGAAAATCTCACCAACATATCGCCATACCTTTAAAAGCAATCAAATTTAACAACTTGACTCTTTCtttcacttctttttctttacaAAGAAAGCCCATTTCAAGAAGCATCACAACTTTTGTTTCTGcccaaaaagaagaagaagaacttgATCAAGATTTGATCTTGGAAAATgaaattcaagaaaatgaaCCTGCCGTCGCCGCCGCCGCTGGAGGTGAGGAAGAGTATACTGAGCCGCCGGAAGATGCCAAGATTTATGTTGGGAATTTACCTTATGATGTTGATAGTGAGAAGTTAGCTCATCTTTTTGAGGAAGCTGGAGTTGTTGAAATTTCTGAGGTCATTTCTTCATTATGTATATTTCagtaaaatttgaaaatgaagttTGATAATTATTTGAAGGAgcaattatttttatgtaaaacgTTTTACTTTGTGTTAACCATAACCTGCATAGTTGGCAAAAGTATAGTACTAGTAATAATGTTATTGTATATTTGGATATTTTTAGTGTGTTTGTGGATTATAtgttttgattgattgaaatAAAGTTTTGTTTGGTTGGTTAGGTTATATATAACAGGGAGACTGATCAGAGTAGAGGTTTCGGGTTTGTGACAATGAGTAGTGTTGAAGAAGCTGAGAAGGCTGTTGAAATGTTTCATAGTTATGTAAGTTTCTTGAATCTTGATTGCTGTTGGCTGCAAAGGTTCTGTCTCTTATATGTTCGTATACCACTTGTTTGTTATTAACATTAGCATAATGGGAATAAGTTCAGTGTCATAATCGTTTTTACCTGATTAGGGAAAATCTAGTCTGCTTACTCCGTTTATTAGgcctggcaaaatgggtgggttgggcaGGTTTGGGTAACGGTTCAAAATGATTATAAATGGAATCATTTTACTTTCTAGGAAAGACCAAGGATAGAAGTTATTAAGATAggaaatatttttgttttggtaaattaaaaagaccattgtttaatgtttatatagaCACCAAGTTTAATCATCCATTAACAACAGACACAAGTAGATTGCTCTGCTCAATGTACAATTGTATGATTTAGATGGATGGTATTTGACCTCTAATGCGGATATGTATGAGTAAAAACATGTGAGGGTGTTTGGATTTGTGTTTTAGTATGTGTAGATTctgttttggtatttttttttttttcaattcttttggaatcatataattttatttggATAGCCAGTTTCATACCAGCTGGCAGGTGCTACAAAACAGACTATCTAATGGTCGAATGAAACTACTTTAAACTTATTCCCGTTTCACTACTggcattttatcatttttttctctaatTATCAAGTTTTCTTAACACTTAAACATCTAAATGGcacaactttttttaatataggctttttatttgcattttatttGTTCATTTTATGCAGTTTGTTATCTGATTCTGACTGTTCAGTATCAGATGATCACTATCAAACACACATTCAAAACACCCcattataatcattaaataacAAGGGTAACCTGAAAAGGAAAAGGGGGAACCAATTCTAGATGAACATTCAACACCTATGTGGACACTTGGTTTGAGATGAGATAACAAGGCAAGGCTCTTTGCAAGTATTCGTCATTTTCTGGGGATCTTTTTGGATTCAAATTTTGCTTTATACATACAGGAATTAGGAGGCAGGAATTTGACGGTCAACAAGGCTGCTCCAAGAGGATCAAGACCTGAGCGTGCAGAACGCACACCTTCTGGACCTTCATACACAATGTATGTAGGGAACCTATCATGGGACATGGATGGTGATCGTCTTGAGCAGGTTTTCAGTGAACATGGGAAAGTGATGAGTGCACGTATTGTTTATGATAGAGAAAGTGGTCGATCGCGTGGTTTTGGTTTTGTGTCAATGTCATCTGAAAGTGAAATGAATGATGCTATTGAGAATCTTGACGGTCAGGTTTGTATAACAGTAACCTTCTTCACCTTCTAGCATTTACCATATTACCATCCATCCTTGAATAAAGCTCACATTTATTATTACTTGCGTGTTTGGTTGGCTGCAGAGTGT
The Erigeron canadensis isolate Cc75 chromosome 2, C_canadensis_v1, whole genome shotgun sequence DNA segment above includes these coding regions:
- the LOC122586972 gene encoding 28 kDa ribonucleoprotein, chloroplastic-like, with protein sequence MSCAAKPISMANTTFLFSSSPAIFTGKSHQHIAIPLKAIKFNNLTLSFTSFSLQRKPISRSITTFVSAQKEEEELDQDLILENEIQENEPAVAAAAGGEEEYTEPPEDAKIYVGNLPYDVDSEKLAHLFEEAGVVEISEVIYNRETDQSRGFGFVTMSSVEEAEKAVEMFHSYELGGRNLTVNKAAPRGSRPERAERTPSGPSYTMYVGNLSWDMDGDRLEQVFSEHGKVMSARIVYDRESGRSRGFGFVSMSSESEMNDAIENLDGQSVGGRAIRVNVAEDRRKPGF